The genome window ACTGCAAGCCATAGATGCCGCTCTGGCTCAACGCGGCGGCAGGGCCGTGCTGTTGGTGAGCAGGCAGTCGTTTATTCCCGGCACGCCGGACGACCTGCCCAATGCTGCGCTCTTGCGCAGGCTTGTGTCCACAGGCCGCTGGGAACTGGCGCTCACGGATACCTCTGGCCGCACCATTGTGGATGTAACAGGCCGCAGGGGCGGTTTCTGGGCTCGGCGCGCAATGGTGGACGGACGGCCTGAAACTGTCGAAGAAATGAAACACCGCTGGGCTTCGGCAATGGCCGAGGCGCGCCAGCTCGCGCAGTCTCAGGGCTTTGCGGTGACGGCGTGGATGTACCCCGGCGGCGATTACGGGCAGATCAGCCTCGACGGCGATGCGGAAATCCGACAGGCCTATACAGAAGCTGCCCGAGGGGTCTTTGCCGTGGCCTTTGTGCCCACGGCCAACGGCTATCACACCAACAGCCTTGATCCGCTGTTTGTGCCCGTGCGCAACGTGTATGCGCAGCTGGACGCCAAGGCCATAGCCTCCATGCCGCAGAGCCATCCCACGCGCCTTGCGGTGCAGACAGAGGGTTTGCTGGCAAGCTGGCACGGGCAGTTGCCACGTGCGGAAATGCTCTTTGCCAGGGCGGCCTCGCTTGGCCTTTCGCCTGCGGATAACACCTATTACCGCGCCAGCAACGCGCTGTTTGATGAAGATGCCCCCTATGCCAATGAGCTTGCGCGCGAAGCAAAACGGCTCGACCCGGATAATCCGCGCACGGACGAACTGCTTGATCGCGCGCAGCGGCTTTTGCGGCCCAGAGCCACGTTCAGCCCCCACGGCTGGACAGACAATGCCGGGCGCAGTTTTGCGGAATACGAACTTAAGGCTTCCACCTTTTTGCAGGAGAATCTTTCTGCTCAGGCCTCGGTTTCCGATCTGTGGTGGAAGAGCGACCACAATTCGCTGCACGGCCATGCCATCGGCATTGGGCTGCGCTATTTCCCCTTCAAGCAGCACTGGCTTGATCTGATGGTGCGCGATGTGCAGCCGGACAGCGGTTCTTCCTTTATGGAAGCGCGGGCCGCCTGGCGCGGCGTGTATTCGGTCGATCCCCTGCGCATCAACGGGCCGTACACCCTCAGCTACAGCCGACAGTCAATCGAGACGGCGGAAAGCGTCAAAAAGGGCGTGTACGCCGACAGGCTTGGCCTGAATACCGAGGCCCGCATACTGGACTGGGGTGTGCTTCAGGCCGAAATCTTCGGCACACAGCGCACGGATGGCAACCGCACTGTGGGCGGCACCGTCAGCCCCCGCTATATTGTGTGGGACAAGCCGCAACTCCAGATAGGCTATCTGTTCAGCGCCGCCGACAGTGACAGAAATCCTGCCGACTACTATGCGCCGCAGGAATACGTCAATCATATGGCTGTGGCCTCGTTTGATGTGGCGCTTTTTGACCAGATGCACGTGCGCGGCTTTGCCGGATACGGAACAGCCATATCCAAGGACAAAAACTGGGAGCAGGTTCTGCGTTACAGCCTTGATCTGAACTGGGTTCCTGCCGATAACTGGAGCCTTGCCCTTGGCTACAGGCGTATGGAACTGCCCGATTACAACATGGATGAATATTCGCTGAACCTGCAATACGTTTTTTAAGAAGCATTCAGCGTTATGCGCCGGGTCTCTGGCCCTTGCGCCAAATCCGTCCGGGCCATAGTGCCGGGGAGGTTGTTATGAAATGTCTGCGTTCTACCGCTTCTGCGGGACTGCTTGTGCTGTGTTGCGCGTTTCCGGCGGTGGCAGCCGATGCTTGGGTGGCGGATTGGGACATGCCCAACGGGCTTGCAGAACTGCGCCAGGGCAACTTTAAAAACGCGCTCATGTTTGCCGCGTATTTTGACAGGCAGGGCAGACCCTTCCTCACCGATGACATGAAAAAGGCCTTGCGCGGCGGGCTTGGTACCTCACTGGGCCAAAGCTCCAACAAGGCGCAGGGCGTGTTTCTTTCAGTCGTTAATGACGTGGTTGAAGCCCCCGGCAAATCTGTGCAAAAGGATCCCTCCCTTGTGAGCAGGCTCATGGCTACAGACGCCAGCCGCGCCGCGCACCGCAGCGATCTGCTGGCCCTGCTGACGGCCTATCCCTTTACCGGGCTGGAACTTGATTACGAAAGGGTGAGCATGGATGACTGGCCCCGATTGCTCACGTTTGCGCAGGAGCTTTCCACCACGCTGGCTGCCCAGGGCAAAAAACTGCGGCTGGTCATGGAACCAAAGCAGAAGTACCTGCAAGGCAATCTGCCCGCAGGCCCGCAGTATGTGGTGATGGCCTATAACCTGCACGGCAGCCACAATGGGCCGGGGGCCAAGGCTGACGATGCCTTTTTGCGCCAGTTGGCCCAGTGGTGCGCCCACTGGCCTGTAAAGCCGGGGTTGGCGCTTTCTGCGGGCGGTTTTGCCTGGACGGGCCGGGGCGTTGTGGAACTTACCGAGCGCAAGGCCGCCGCATGGGCGCAGGGCGCGGGCGTACAGCCTAAACGCGACCCAGCCAGCCATGCCCTGTACTTTAAGGCGGCAGACAACACGCCCGGCAGCCCCCTGCTTACAAAAGGGGGCATCAACGGCAGCATTTGCGAAATCTGGTATGCGGATGGTGAAACCCTTGCGCACTGGGCCGATGTGGGGCGCAGCCTTGGCTTCGGCGATGTGAGCCTGTGGCGGCTTGGCGGCAATACGCCGGAATCTCTGGCAAAAATTTCAGGAAAGTAAGAGATGACGCCGCAAAGCAGTAATATGCAGGTACGTTTGCACACCTTTGGAACCATTGTGTGCGTGGCGGTCTTGCTGCTGTGCGCCAGTTCTTGCGCTGTTTTTGCGGCAGTTGTTCAACCCTCGCGGAGCCTCTATGTGGGCGCGGGATTCAGCGGCGGCGACGGACTCAGCGCAGACAGGCCGCTTGGCAGCATCAACGCCGCGCTGCAAAAAGCCCGCACGGGCGATGTCATCATTGTTGCGCCGGGGGAATACCGGGAATCCATACGGATTTCCACACAGGGAATTACTGTTGTGGGCAGTGCGCCCGGCGAAAATGTCCCTCAGGTTGTTATCGCAGCTCCGTCAGGAAAGCCAGGACCTGTGCTTGCCGACAGCGCTGATAGTGTGTGGCGCGGCATTACCTTTCGTATTGGCGACAGCGCCGCCATAAATCTGCGTGGCTTTGCCGGGCGGTTTGAGTTCTGCCATTTTACCTCTGAAAATCCGGTGCCGGGCATTGAGGTATACGGCGGCAATCCCGTGTTTCTGGGCTGCACCTTTACGGGCGGCACCGGGCCCACGGCCATGCTGGCGCTCAATGGGCTGGCAGGGCGCAAGAGCAGGGTGACCTTGGCTTACTGCCTGTTCCGCGATAACCCCGGCGGCGCTGTGCTGCTGCGAGGCGAGCAGGATGTGCGTTTTGTGAACTGCCTTTTTGCCGCTTGCCGTTTTGTCGCCATGCGTCAGGCCGGGGTAGGAGCGCAGATTTCTGCTGTCAACAGTGTGTTTTTTCTCAGCCCGGAGCCAAGCCTGTTTTTACAGTCTGCCTCCGCTCCCAAAGCGCGCCTTGAAAACTGCCTGTACGCGCCAGCGCCCGGCGATTTTATGAAATGGCAGGCCAGGCCTCTCGATCAGCAGCCGGAAGTTACCGCCGTTAACAGCATCACGGCCTCTCCCCGTTTTTTGGGCGGGCGCAATGCCTTGATAAACCTCTGCGTGGACGACACCGTTAATGCCCCGGTATGGCGTTCACTCACGCCAGCTGCGGCAAAGCTGGGGCTGAAAATCACCCTTGCGCTGAATACGGACGCGCTCTCGCCGCAATACTGGGAGATGATTATTCCTGAGGTGAACGCGGGATTTGAAGTGGCCTCCCACGGTGCCGTGCATGCCAGCATTACCTCTGCCGAGGTATTGCGCGTGGGCTGGTTTGATCCGGCGGGCACATCAGCCTCCCTGTCCATAGATCAGGCAGAGCAATTGCGGGTGGTTGTGGACGGCAAGGAGCTGTGCGTTATCGATCTTGCAGCCCAGCCCTATCTTTCCATGGGGGCGCTGGTGCGCCAGTTGCAGGAGAAAGGCCTTAGGGCGGAGCTTGTGAGCCTGAGCCACGAGAAAATTCCCGCCTATCTGCTGGCCCCGGTGCAGGAGCAGGATATCTTTTTTGCGCGGCACAATGCGGAACTGGTCATGGATACCAGGGCCTACATGCATTACATGCTGTCAGAATCGCGCCGCAAGATAGAGCAAGGCTTGCGCGAATATCGTGCCGCACAAATGATCTGCGCGGCCTTTGTGTGTCCCTACAGCGAGACCAATGCAAATATCCGGCAGGCCATGC of uncultured Desulfovibrio sp. contains these proteins:
- a CDS encoding glycosyl hydrolase family 18 protein codes for the protein MKCLRSTASAGLLVLCCAFPAVAADAWVADWDMPNGLAELRQGNFKNALMFAAYFDRQGRPFLTDDMKKALRGGLGTSLGQSSNKAQGVFLSVVNDVVEAPGKSVQKDPSLVSRLMATDASRAAHRSDLLALLTAYPFTGLELDYERVSMDDWPRLLTFAQELSTTLAAQGKKLRLVMEPKQKYLQGNLPAGPQYVVMAYNLHGSHNGPGAKADDAFLRQLAQWCAHWPVKPGLALSAGGFAWTGRGVVELTERKAAAWAQGAGVQPKRDPASHALYFKAADNTPGSPLLTKGGINGSICEIWYADGETLAHWADVGRSLGFGDVSLWRLGGNTPESLAKISGK
- a CDS encoding right-handed parallel beta-helix repeat-containing protein; this encodes MQVRLHTFGTIVCVAVLLLCASSCAVFAAVVQPSRSLYVGAGFSGGDGLSADRPLGSINAALQKARTGDVIIVAPGEYRESIRISTQGITVVGSAPGENVPQVVIAAPSGKPGPVLADSADSVWRGITFRIGDSAAINLRGFAGRFEFCHFTSENPVPGIEVYGGNPVFLGCTFTGGTGPTAMLALNGLAGRKSRVTLAYCLFRDNPGGAVLLRGEQDVRFVNCLFAACRFVAMRQAGVGAQISAVNSVFFLSPEPSLFLQSASAPKARLENCLYAPAPGDFMKWQARPLDQQPEVTAVNSITASPRFLGGRNALINLCVDDTVNAPVWRSLTPAAAKLGLKITLALNTDALSPQYWEMIIPEVNAGFEVASHGAVHASITSAEVLRVGWFDPAGTSASLSIDQAEQLRVVVDGKELCVIDLAAQPYLSMGALVRQLQEKGLRAELVSLSHEKIPAYLLAPVQEQDIFFARHNAELVMDTRAYMHYMLSESRRKIEQGLREYRAAQMICAAFVCPYSETNANIRQAMQATGFQVARSHMAQRFLSAAERVDLSALQSISLKDIVPGAPTPNLKEMLRMYLDYLKYHGSIMGLYSHGANEWTANQWIELFEVLRENRSVKTAGLAEIAAIVKEQCQSTGPWTYRCPSQSGPVGGEISFRPGQDSPLIGAGVPTEFNTDYAGRPLQAGQRPNIGLY